The DNA region CTCGACTACCTGGTGGCGTTCTTCGGCGCGCTGTACGCCGGCCGCATCGCCGTCCCGCTGTTCGACCCGTCGGAACCCGGCCACGTCGGACGGTTGCACGCCGTGATCGACGACTGCCAGCCGTCGGCCATCCTCACCACCACTGAGGCCGCCGAGGGAGTGCGCAAGTTCTTCCGCAGCCGGCCGGCCAAGGAACGTCCCCGCGTGATCGCCGTGGACGCCGTGCCCAACGAGGTCGCCGCGACCTGGATCCCGTTCGAGGACGTCGACGAGACCACGATCGCCTACCTGCAGTACACCTCGGGCTCCACCCGGATCCCGACCGGCGTCCAGATCACCCACCTCAACCTGGCCACCAACGTCGTGCAGGTGATCGAGGCGCTGGAGGGCGAGGAGGGCGACCGCGGTGTCACCTGGCTCCCGTTCTTCCACGACATGGGCCTGATCACCGCGTTGATCGCGCCGATGATCGGGCACAACGTGACGTTCATGACGCCCGCGGCGTTTGTGCGCCGGCCCGGCCGCTGGATCCGCGAGATGGCCCGCAAGCCCGACGACACCGGCGGCGTCATCTCGCCGGCGCCGAACTTCGCCTTCGATCACGCGGCCGCGCGCGGCGTGCCCAAGGAGGGTGAGCCGCCGCTGGACCTGTCCAACATCAAGTCCATCCTCAACGGCAGCGAGCCCATCTCGGCGGCCACGGTCCGCCGCTTCAACGAGGCGTTCGGCCCGTACGGGTTCCACCCGCAGGCCATCAAGCCGTCCTACGGCCTGGCCGAGGCGACGCTGTTCGTCTCGACCACCCCGCTCAACGCGCACCCGACGATCATCTCGGTGGATCGCGACGAGCTGAACAACCACCGCTTCGTGCAGGTACCCGACGATTCGCCGAAGGCCGTCGCGCAGGCCGGTGCCGGCAAGGTCGGCGTCGCCCAATGGGCGACCATCGTCGATCCCGAAACCGCCACCGAACTGCCCGACGGGCAGATCGGTGAGATCTGGATCAGCGGCCAGAACATGGGCACCGGGTACTGGGGCAAGGAAGAGGAGACCCGCGAGGTCTTCCAGAACATCCTCAAGTCCCGGACCGAGCCGTCGCACGCCGAAGGCGCCGCCGACGACGCCACCTGGGTGCGCACCGGCGACTACGGCGCCTACCACGACGGCGAGCTCTACATCACCGGCCGCGTCAAGGATCTGGTGATCATCGACGGCCGCAATCACTACCCGCAGGACCTGGAGTACTCGGCGCAGGAGGCCAGCAAGGCCCTGCGCACCGGCTACGTCGCGGCCTTCTCGGTGCCGGCCAACCAGCTGCCCGACGAGGTCTTCGAGAACGCGCACTCCGGACTCAAGCGCGACCCCGACGACACCTCCGAACAACTGGTGATCGTCGCCGAACGCGCTCCCGGCGCGCACAAGCTGGACATGGCTCCGGTCACCGACGACATCCGGGCCGCCATCGCGGTGCGGCACGGCGTCACGGTGCGCGACGTGCTGCTGACCCCCGCGGGCGCCATTCCGCGCACCTCCAGCGGCAAGATCGGCCGCCGGGCGTGCCGGTCCGCCTACCTGGACGGCACCCTGCGGTCCGGCAAGGTGGCCAACGCCTTCCCCGACCAGACGGATTAACAACCGAGGCGAACCAGAGACCGAACCGAGCTGGGACGCATCCGCCGGGGAGACTCTCCGCCGAAAGAAGATGTGAGGCCTTCGATGTCTGAAGACAACGCGAATCCCGACGACTCGAATCGCGACAACTCCACTCCCGACGGCGAGGTCGCCACGCCCAACGGCGAGGTGGTCCCGGCGCGCTCGGACCTGACGGTCCCCGAGATGCGAGCCTGGCTGCGCAACTGGGTGGCCAACGCCACCGCGCAGCCCGCCGACTCGATCAACGAATCGGCCCCGATGGTCGAACTCGGCCTGTCCTCCCGCGACGCGGTCGCGATGGCCTCCGACATCGAGGACCTGACCGGCACCACCCTGACCGCGACGGTGGCCTTCCGGCACCCGACCATCGAGGCGCTGGCCCAGGTGATCGTCGAGGGCGAGCCCGAACAAGAAGGCGGCGACGGCGCCGACGAGGACTGGTCGCGCCCCGCCGAGATCGACCCGGAGACCGCCGACATCGCGATCGTCGGGGTGGCGACCCGGCTGCCCGGCGACCTGAACAGTCCCGACGAGTTGTGGACCGCGCTGCTGGAAGGCCGCGACGCCATCACCGACCTGCCCGAGGGCCGGTGGGAGGAGTTCCTCACCGAGCCGCGCATCGCCGAGCGCGTCGCCCGGGCGCGGACCCGCGGCGGTTACCTGACCGACATCAAGGGCTTCGACGCCGAGTTCTTCGCGCTGTCGAAGATGGAAGCCGACAACATCGATCCGCAGCAGCGCCTGGCGCTGGAACTGACCTGGGAAGCCCTGGAGCACGCCCGGATTCCGGCCTCGAGTCTGCGCGGCGCACCCGTCGGGGTGTTCGTCGGCAGCTCCAACAACGACTACATGTTCCTCGCGGTCGCCGATCCGACCACCGCGCACCCGTACGCCATCACCGGCAACGCAAGCTCGATCACCGCCAACCGGGTGTCCTACTTCTACGACTTCCGCGGCCCGTCGATGACCATCGACACCGCCTGCTCGAGCTCGTTGGTCGCCATCCATGAGGGCGTGAAGGCGTTGCGCGCCAAGGAAGCCGACGTGGTGGTGGCCGGCGGCGTCAACGCGATGATCACCCCGATCGTGACGATCGGTTTCGACGAGGTCGGCGGCGTGTTGGCGCCGGACGGCCGGATCAAGTCGTTCTCCGCCGACGCCGACGGCTACGCCCGGTCCGAGGGCGCGGGCATGCTGGTGCTCAAGCGGGTCGCCGACGCGCGCCGCGACGGCGACGAGATCCTGGCCGTCATCGCGGGCAGCGCAGTCAATCACGACGGCCGGTCCAACGGCCTGCTGGCGCCGAACCCGGACGCCCAGGCCGAGGTGCTGCGCAAGGCCTACAAGGACGCCGGCATCGACCCGCGCACCGTCGACTACATCGAGGCGCACGGCACCGGCACCATCCTGGGTGACCCGATCGAGGCCGGCGCGCTGGGGCGCGTCGTGGGACGGGGCCGTCCCGCCGACCGGCCGGCGCTGCTGGGCGCGGTGAAATCCAATGTGGGCCACCTGGAGTCGGCCGCCGGCGCGGCCAGCATGGCGAAGGTGACGCTGGCGATCTATCACGACAAGATCCCGCCCTCGATCAACTACGCGGGCCCCAACCCGTACATCGACTTCGAGAACGAGCGGCTCAAGGTCGCCGACACCGTCACCGAGTGGCCGCGCTACAGCGGACACAAGATCGCCGGGGTGTCCGGCTTCGGCTTCGGCGGTGCCAACGCCCACGTGGTGGTGCGCGAGGTGCTGCCCTCGGACCTGGTGGAACCCGAACCCGAGCCGGAAACCGCGCCCGACCACGTCGACAACGACGACGCGAACGCGGTCTACGTCGGCGGCGTCCGGATGGACGAGTACGGCGAGTTCATCGACGAGGACGACTCCGCGCAGGGCGACGCCGAATTCTTCGGCCACGCCGAGGAGCAGGACCACGACCTGCCGGAACTCACCGACGAGGCCAAGCGCCTGCTCGAGGTGGCCCGCGCGGAACTGGCGGACCAGCAGGCCGAGGAGCCGGTCAAACCGATTGTGCCGCTGGCGGTATCGGCGTTCCTGACCTCGCGCAAGCGGGCGGCGGCCGCGGAGCTGGCGGACTGGATCGACAGCGCGGAAGGCCGCGCGGCCTCGCTGGAGTCCATCGGCCGGTCCCTGTCGCGGCGCAACCACGGCCGCTCCCGCGCGGTGATCCTGGCCCACGACCATGACGAGGCGGTCAAGGGTCTGCGCGCACTCGCCGAGGGCAAGCAGAGCCCACTGGTGCTCGCGGCCGACGGCCCGGTGAGCAACGGACCGGTGTGGGTGCTGGCCGGCTTCGGTGCGCAGCACCGCAAGATGGGCAAGAGCCTCTACCTGCGCAACGACGTCTTCGCCGACTGGATCAACACGGTCGACGCCCTGGTGCAGGACGAGCTGGGCTACTCGATCGTCGAGTTGATCCTCGACGACTCACAGGACTACGGCATCGAGACCACCCAGGTGGTCATCTTCGCCATCCAGGTGGCCCTCGGCGAGCTGCTCAAGCACCACGGCGCCAAACCCACTGCGCTGGTGGGACAGTCGCTGGGCGAGGCGGCCGCGGCCTACTTCTCCGGCGGCCTGACGCTGGCCGACGCCACCCGCACCATCTGCTCGCGCTCGCACCTGATGGGTGAGGGCGAGGCGATGCTGTTCGGCGAGTACATCCGCCTGATGGCACTCGTCGAGTACTCCGCCGACGAGATCAAAACCGTGTTCTCCGACTATCCGGATCTCGAGGTTTGCGTGTACGCCGCCCCGACCCAGACCGTCATCGGCGGCCCGCCCGAGCAGGTCGACGCGATCATCGCCCGCGCGGAATCCGAGGGCAAGTTCGCGCGCAAGTTCCAGACCAAGGGCGCCAGCCACACCCAGCAGATGGACCCGCTGCTCGGCGAGTTGGCCGCCGAACTGCAGGGCATCGAGGCCCGCCCGCTGCAGACCGCCTACTTCTCGACCGTGCACGAGGGCCAGCTGATCCGCGCCGGCTCCGAGCCGATCCACGACGTCGAGTACTGGAAGAAGGGCCTGCGCCACAGCGTCTACTTCACGCACGGGGTGCGCAACGCCGTCGACAACGGGCACACCACGTTCCTGGAGTTGGCGCCGAACCCGGTCGCGCTGATGCAGGTCGGGTTGACCACCGCGGCCGCGGGACTGCATGACGCGCAACTGATTCCGACGCTGGCCCGCAAGCAGGACGAGGTGGACTCGATGACCACCGCGCTGGCCAACCTCTTCGTGTACGGCCACGACCTGGACTTCCGGACCCTGTTCCCGGTCCCGTCGGACCGGCCGTTGGACCCGGCGCACGACTACGCGAAGATTCCGCCGACCCGGTTCCGGCGCAAGCCGCACTGGCTCGACGCGCGCTTCTCGGGCGACAACACCGGCGTGGTGCCGGGCTCGCACGTGGCGCTGCCGGACGGCAAGCACGTGTGGGAGTACGCCCCGCGCACTGCGATGGACTCCGGCAGCCTGGCCGCACTGGTGAAAGCCGCTGCCATTCAGGTACTTCCGGATGCCCAGCTGACCGCGGCCGAACAGCGCGCCATCCCGGCCGAGGGGGCCCGGCTGGTCACCACGCTGACCCGCCACCCCGGTGGCGCGGCGGTGCAGGTGCACGCCCGCATCGACGAATCCTTCACGCTGGTCTACGACGCGCTCGTGGCCCGGGCCGGTCAGGCCGGCACGCTGCCGGCCATGGCCGCCGCCGGTGCCGCGGTCGCACAGCCGACCGGCGAGACCGCACTGCCGGCCGGCGAGACCGGTGCCGCGCCGCTCGCCGGTGACCCCGTCGACGCCGAGATCCTCAGCGACAACCTGACCCAGGGCGCCAATCTCGGTGCCAGCTTTGCCAAGTGGACGCCGGACTCGGGCGAGAGCGTCGGCGACCGGTTGGCCGCGATCGTCGGCGGCGCCATGGGCTACGAGCCCGAGGACCTGCCGCGCGAGGTGCCGCTGATCGAGCTGGGCCTGGACTCGCTGATGGCGGTGCGCATCAAGAACCGCGTCGAGTACGACTTCGACCTGCCGCCGATCCAGCTGCAGGCGGTGCGCGACGCCAACCTGTACAACGTCGAGCAGCTGATCATCTACGCGATCGAGAACCGCGACGAGGTGGCCCAGCTGCACGAGTTCCAGCAGACCGCCAGCCCCGAAGAGGTCGCCAAGGCGCAGGCCGAACTGCTCGGCGGGGCCAGCACGGCCGCCGAGATCGAGCAGCGCCTGGCCGAGGTGAAATCGGAGACCGGCTCGGACACCGAGCCGTCCGCCGGGCCCGCCG from Mycolicibacterium sp. MU0053 includes:
- the fadD32 gene encoding long-chain-fatty-acid--AMP ligase FadD32, encoding MPFHNPFIKNGRIVFPDNASIVKHVEKWAKVRGDKLAYRFLDFSTERDGVPRDLNWADFSARNRAVGARLQQVTEPGDRVAILCPQNLDYLVAFFGALYAGRIAVPLFDPSEPGHVGRLHAVIDDCQPSAILTTTEAAEGVRKFFRSRPAKERPRVIAVDAVPNEVAATWIPFEDVDETTIAYLQYTSGSTRIPTGVQITHLNLATNVVQVIEALEGEEGDRGVTWLPFFHDMGLITALIAPMIGHNVTFMTPAAFVRRPGRWIREMARKPDDTGGVISPAPNFAFDHAAARGVPKEGEPPLDLSNIKSILNGSEPISAATVRRFNEAFGPYGFHPQAIKPSYGLAEATLFVSTTPLNAHPTIISVDRDELNNHRFVQVPDDSPKAVAQAGAGKVGVAQWATIVDPETATELPDGQIGEIWISGQNMGTGYWGKEEETREVFQNILKSRTEPSHAEGAADDATWVRTGDYGAYHDGELYITGRVKDLVIIDGRNHYPQDLEYSAQEASKALRTGYVAAFSVPANQLPDEVFENAHSGLKRDPDDTSEQLVIVAERAPGAHKLDMAPVTDDIRAAIAVRHGVTVRDVLLTPAGAIPRTSSGKIGRRACRSAYLDGTLRSGKVANAFPDQTD
- the pks13 gene encoding polyketide synthase Pks13 (Pks13 is a key enzyme in mycolic acid biosynthesis.), whose amino-acid sequence is MRAWLRNWVANATAQPADSINESAPMVELGLSSRDAVAMASDIEDLTGTTLTATVAFRHPTIEALAQVIVEGEPEQEGGDGADEDWSRPAEIDPETADIAIVGVATRLPGDLNSPDELWTALLEGRDAITDLPEGRWEEFLTEPRIAERVARARTRGGYLTDIKGFDAEFFALSKMEADNIDPQQRLALELTWEALEHARIPASSLRGAPVGVFVGSSNNDYMFLAVADPTTAHPYAITGNASSITANRVSYFYDFRGPSMTIDTACSSSLVAIHEGVKALRAKEADVVVAGGVNAMITPIVTIGFDEVGGVLAPDGRIKSFSADADGYARSEGAGMLVLKRVADARRDGDEILAVIAGSAVNHDGRSNGLLAPNPDAQAEVLRKAYKDAGIDPRTVDYIEAHGTGTILGDPIEAGALGRVVGRGRPADRPALLGAVKSNVGHLESAAGAASMAKVTLAIYHDKIPPSINYAGPNPYIDFENERLKVADTVTEWPRYSGHKIAGVSGFGFGGANAHVVVREVLPSDLVEPEPEPETAPDHVDNDDANAVYVGGVRMDEYGEFIDEDDSAQGDAEFFGHAEEQDHDLPELTDEAKRLLEVARAELADQQAEEPVKPIVPLAVSAFLTSRKRAAAAELADWIDSAEGRAASLESIGRSLSRRNHGRSRAVILAHDHDEAVKGLRALAEGKQSPLVLAADGPVSNGPVWVLAGFGAQHRKMGKSLYLRNDVFADWINTVDALVQDELGYSIVELILDDSQDYGIETTQVVIFAIQVALGELLKHHGAKPTALVGQSLGEAAAAYFSGGLTLADATRTICSRSHLMGEGEAMLFGEYIRLMALVEYSADEIKTVFSDYPDLEVCVYAAPTQTVIGGPPEQVDAIIARAESEGKFARKFQTKGASHTQQMDPLLGELAAELQGIEARPLQTAYFSTVHEGQLIRAGSEPIHDVEYWKKGLRHSVYFTHGVRNAVDNGHTTFLELAPNPVALMQVGLTTAAAGLHDAQLIPTLARKQDEVDSMTTALANLFVYGHDLDFRTLFPVPSDRPLDPAHDYAKIPPTRFRRKPHWLDARFSGDNTGVVPGSHVALPDGKHVWEYAPRTAMDSGSLAALVKAAAIQVLPDAQLTAAEQRAIPAEGARLVTTLTRHPGGAAVQVHARIDESFTLVYDALVARAGQAGTLPAMAAAGAAVAQPTGETALPAGETGAAPLAGDPVDAEILSDNLTQGANLGASFAKWTPDSGESVGDRLAAIVGGAMGYEPEDLPREVPLIELGLDSLMAVRIKNRVEYDFDLPPIQLQAVRDANLYNVEQLIIYAIENRDEVAQLHEFQQTASPEEVAKAQAELLGGASTAAEIEQRLAEVKSETGSDTEPSAGPADAAELNAKAAETAATVPAPPPPTNPAGPGAVPPPPTNAVPPRPTNAVPPPPTNPEGPAKAKATAAAAAAKVLTQEAVTEALGADVPPRDAAERVTFATWAIVTGKSPGGIFNELPALDDETAGKLAERLTQRAEGEIPVDAVQSAKTIEELASVVREQLEEGVVDGFVRTLRAPTEGPEGSSAVPLFVFHPAGGSTVVYEPLLKRLPADIPVYGIERVEGSIEERAAEYVPKLLELHQGPFVLAGWSLGGALAYACAIGLKQAGADVEFVGLIDCVRPGEPIDQSQEGMRARWDRYARFAERTFNVEVPEIPYEELEKLDDEGQVKFVLDVVSQSGVQIPGGIIEHQRTSYLDNRALDTIEMQPYDGHVTLYMADRYHDDAIVFEPAYATRAPDGGWGEYAPQLEVVHIGGEHIQAIDEPYIAKVGAHLSQAITAIQAQQDK